The sequence below is a genomic window from Acidimicrobiales bacterium.
GCTTGCCCTTCCCCTCGTCGCCCCACTGGGTTCCGACGACCACGATCGCGGGCACGCGCGTCCTCCCGGGCGATCCCAACGGCGAGCCGAGCATACCGGGGCGAGCGGGTGGGTGCTCCCGTCCCCCGGTGCCCCGGGCCGAGGCTCAGCGACGACCCCGGTAGAGCACGGGCGACTGGCTCAGGGGCACCAGGTCCCGCCGATAGTGGCGGTGGGTTCGCTCGACGGCCTCGCGCGCCTCGCGCCGCGCCTCGGTCAGCTCCCGGCCCAGCCGCTCGACCAGGGCCTCCAGCTCGATGACCCGGCGCACGCCCTCCAGGTTGAGACCGGCGTTGGTGAGCTGCTGGATCCGCCGCAGCCGCTCGATGTCACGCTCGCTGTAGCGGCGGCTCCCACCAACGGTGCGGGCCGGGTCGACG
It includes:
- a CDS encoding helix-turn-helix transcriptional regulator, with protein sequence PRSPRELTWGCDVVMRRPDPHPAPVSSRAVYVISVAAELAGVHPQTLRIYERKGLVDPARTVGGSRRYSERDIERLRRIQQLTNAGLNLEGVRRVIELEALVERLGRELTEARREAREAVERTHRHYRRDLVPLSQSPVLYRGRR